The Stieleria maiorica genome includes the window ACTCATCAAAATGTCGCCGTTCTTGACTTCGTATTCGGAAATCGGGTCAACTTCCGAGGGTAGAGCTTTCTGTTCTAATTCATTCAGGTCGAACTCATTACAGCAACCAACTTTGACTACCCCCCATTCGTTTTCGGAAGCAGGTTCGCTGTGGCACTGTGGCGAGAAACCTTGGCTGATCTTTGTGATCCCAAATTTAACTGGTATCACCTCCCAATGCTGGGGCACATCGCCGAGCCAGGGGATGCCGGAGGGTTTCATGGGGGCGTTGGGGTTCAGGCCTTTGGTGACCGCGTGACTGATGACCGCCTGACGCTTTTCCTTCAGCAACTCGATCAAACAACGCTGCTCCGACACCAGAGCGTCGATCTTCGACGTTTCCACATCCAGGAACGACGCGATCGCCTTTTGCTCGTCTGGTGGGGGCACTGGAATCAGAGCGGATGAGTATTCGGGAACTTGGAGATTGGGATACGTCGTTGTGGAACACATTTGCTCGACTCGCTGTCGAGTCAAATGTGATCGGAGTACCGCGTAAACAAAGCTGGGAAGTGCTTTAGTGCGGTTAGGTCGAATCCGCATTAAGAAGTTACTGAAGATGAACAGCGGAGTGTCCTCGTCCACGAGTCCAGCTTTCCCAGAAATGATGTTCGTTGCAGAACCGCTGGACTTTACGACGAGAATGTCACCGTCTTCGCATGAGTATCTGTCTACCTCGTCTTGCGTGAATCCACGCCTCGGCATCTCATCAACAACGAACCGCCCATCAGCGTCGATTTGAGCGGTGGTTGCTACTGGAAGTCCGATATCGCCTTCTTCCTCATCGACGCCATAGCAGCCACTGCTGTCGATGTCTGCGATTCGCTTGAGCGGTTTTGCATCCCAGTGACTTGGAATCTCGCCGAGATCAAGGGATTCGCTCGCCGCGCAATGCTCGTAGACTGAAAAACTCATTGCGAAAGCTCCCCGATCATCTCGACGATCCGATCGGTGACGCCCTTTAGTTCCGCGTCAATCTCGGCCAGTTCACGCGGCGGCTTGAACACGTAGAAGTGACGATTAAACGGGATCTCGTAACCGACCTTGGTCTTGTCTTCGTCGATCCAGGCATCGGGGACGTGCGGCGTCACTTCGCGATCGAAGTACTCGTGAATGTCTTCGCCGAGTGGCACTTCTTCGGTATCCCGCAGTTTTGAATCGGGCTTGGGCTGCCCCTTCTTCTTCCCGCGTGTCTCCAACACCGGTTGGCCGTCCTCGTCGAGCAATGGTCGCTCAACCGTGATCGTCTGGTAACCAAAGTCGGTCGTCTTGAAGACTCGACTGATCGGAACCGGCGGCTGACCCGACGGGGTTTTGCCGCTGACACGTTGCTTCTCGCTGAGCGGCTCGCGGCTTTCCGCATCGACGTAGACCTCCCGAGCGTCACCGAACAAACGTGTGGTCTCCGCGATGTGTTCGTCGCTGAGCTCCTTGCGTTTGCTGCCTAAACTCTTCCGCATCTTCTGCCACATCGCACTGGCGTCGATCAGTTGAACCTTGCCCTTGCGATGCTTTGGCTTGCGGTTGCTAACAATCCAGACGTAGGTGCTGATGCCGGTGTTGTAGAACATGTCCGTCGGCAGACCGATGATCGCCTCCAGCAAGTCGTTTTCCAAAACATAACGACGAATCTCGCTCTCACCGCTGCCCGCGTTCCCCGTGAACAGCGGCGAGCCATTCAGGACGATCCCGAAGCGACTGCCGCCGTCCTTCGTGGGGCGCATCTTGGAGATCAGGTGCATCAGGAATAGCAGCGATCCGTCGCTCACTCGCGGCAGGCCCGGGCCGAAACGACCATTGAACCCATCCTGCTCGTGTTCCCGTTTGATCTCCTTCTGAATCTTCTTCCATTCAACCCCAAAGGGAGGATTGGAGAGCATGTAGTCAAACTGCTGATCGGGCAATCCATCGTCCGACAGCGTGTTGCCGTGGATGATGTTGCTGATGTCTTGGCCCTTGATCAGCATGTCCGCCTTGCAGATTGCATAGGACTCCGCGTTCAACTCCTGCCCGTACATCACCAACCGGGCATCAGGGTTCTGACCGCTCAGATGATCCTCGGCCACCGACAACATCCCTCCGGTCCCCGCCGTAGGATCGTACAACGACCGGACGATCCCCGGCTTGGTCAACGCATCGTCGTCTTCGATGAACAGCAAGTTGACCATCAGCCGAATGACTTCGCGCGGGGTGAAGTGCTCTCCGGCGGTCTCATTGGAAAGCTCCGCGAACTTGCGGATCAATTCCTCGAACACATGCCCCATCTGCTCGTTCGTCACGACCTCGGGGTGCAATTCGATGTTGGCGAACTTCTCCGACACAAGGTACAGCAGGTTCGCCTTGGCGAGTCGCTCCACTTGGGTGTGGAAATCGAAGCACTCAAAAATGTCGCGGACCGCCGGCGAGAACGCCTGGACATACGAAAACATGTTCTCAGCAATGTTGTCCTGGTCGCCCATCAGTTTTTTGATGTCCAACGGCGAAGTGTTGTAGAACAAACACTTCGATTTCTTCAGCAGAAATGGCTCCGGGTTCAGTCCCGCGGCCTCCCGCTTCTCCTTCTCCTTGAGCACATCGGCCTTGGTCGGCTCCAGCACGCAGTCCAGACGCCGCAGCACGGTGAACGGCAGGATGACCTTGCCGTACTCCGACTGCTTGTAATCCCCGCGAAGAAGGTCCGCCACGGACCAAATAAAGGAAGAAAGATTCTGCTGACTCATTCGAAGATTCGGCCCCAGTGCGGCTGTGCATCCATGAAACTCTACCGGGGGGATGGTAGCATATCAGACCGTACTCATGGGATCCCCAGCCCCAATGGTTTTCTGGGGTGCGTTCCCGATGGCGAATGTAGATCCCGATTTCGCTTCAATTGGTCCACCCCTCCCCCCAATCCGGCTTGTCGAAAACCGTAACGCTCATCGACGACGCTGCTGTCGGCCGGCGCCGACGGGTTCACGACCAACTACCACTCACACCGCACACAATGAATCAAGTGTTCAAGATTGCTGCTGTATTCTTCTATGCGGCAGTCCAGATCCCGTTTGCGTTCGCCGGAATCGTCTACACAAACGACTTTGAGACGGCAGCAGGCAGCGAATGGTCGAAAACAACAACGTCAACCACACCAATTGGTGCTCGCAGTTTTTTGGGCGAATTCGGAAACGAAGCTGTCACACTAACTCTGGCCAGCATTGGGCTACATGATCAGGTGACCGTGTCATTCGACTTGTTCATCCTCAAATCCTGGGACGGGACACTTCCAGGAGCCAATGGCAATCCACCGTACGCCCCCGACGTATTCTTCTTGACCGTCGACGGATCAACTACCTTGATCGAAGCTTCATTTGGAAACTTCGATGCTCTGGGAGACTTGCAGTCCTACCCGAATGCAATTGCCGGTGGACTAGTTCCTCACCGCACGGGTGCATCCGAAAGCAACACCCTGGGATACAGTTGGCTCGGTTTCCAACAGGACTCCGTCTACAATTTGAGTTTCACCTTTCCACACATCTCCGACTCCCTGGCACTGCAATTCGCAGCCACTCTGCAAGAGGCTGTCACCCCCATCACCGCGAATGAAAGCTGGGGAATTGACAACGTGCTGATTTCGGTGAACCCCGTGCCCGAGCCCTCGACATTTTCGATCTTTGGCTTTGCCGCAATTGCTTTGCTCATGCCTCGCCGACGGCTCAAGCACTAGCTCCAACGATTGGCTTTGGGGGCAACGGCAGTGCGTGGTCGGCCTTCGCCACCGCTCCGCCGAGCGAATCGCCGGAGAGTCTGCGACGGCGATTCACTCAGCTCCGACGATTGGCTTCGACCTCAGACGAAGCTCTAGTCAGCCCTTCGCTGTCGCCTACAGCTCGCCCCACTATGATCCTGGACCGCTGGCAGGCATCGTGGCGCCGCGGCCTGACGGAGGCTTGTGCGCCCGTCGAGAGGGGCGCTTCGGCATCGTACCCATCCTCGTTCCTCGGATGGCAACGACACCTGCGCTCTCGGCCCATCGAGGCGCTGTGCGGGGTAGCCTGCCGGTGATCCAATCACCCACGCGTGGACTTGGCTACGCGAAATCGATCGGCACGTCTCGTCCCTCGCCCTGCCCATCGTTTCGCTCCGCCGCCACATCACTGTCAACCGATGGGTACCGCTCCCAGCATCGTCGCAGGCTCCTTTGCGGTCGCTGCGCTGAGCAGTGGAGGAGGTTTCACCGGGGTTCGATTAAGGGCGCTGCACCATCGTCCCCTACCTCGTACCTCGGAACGGAACGATGGCTTCGCTCATGGCCCATCGAAGCTCATCGGGGGGTAGCCTGTCGGGGTTTTGCGGCGCCCTTCCGCGGACGGACTTCGTGAAATCGACCGCCGCTGCTCGTTCCTCGCACCAGCCGTCGTTTCACTACGCCGCCGCCTTGCGAGGTTTACCGAACTTCCCCGCTCCCAGCTTTCGTCGCAAGCTCCTCAGCGGTCGCTACGCCCGTCTTGGAGCGGACTCGGCCTTCCATGGCCTCCCTGTTCTGATCGGCCTCCTGCCTCGGCACCGGTGACGGTCGCTGCGCTCCGCGCTACCCTCATCCTTCGGTCGCTGGCGTCACCGGATGACACCGGCGGCTGCGCGTCGGTCGGTCCCTCCCTCGCTCCGGTCGTCGATCGATGGCCCGCTCGGGCACCCGACTGGCAAACGTCCATCGCGTTGCAAGACCGTTCGTGTTTCCGACTTCGCTCTCTACGGTCCGCTTCCCTGCCATCGCTCTCCGACTGACATCGTGCCACCGCCGGGTCTCAAGCGGCGGACATCCATGATCCGCCGTGTCTGCGACGCGATCTCGGTCCTTGTGGTCGGGGGCAACGCGGTTTCGGCGGGAGGATTGCGTCAATCGCCAAGGTCACGTTGGTTTGCCCGCCGATGAGAAGACATGAAATCCCACAGGCAGATGTTGCCACATCTGCACTGAAAACACCGAATCCGCCTGTCAGTCGCCATGAAGCCGCATCTTCGTGCGAAGATCCAACAAATCCGATAGCCACTCCAGATCCCGCAGTCCCGCGTTGCTCTCCACATCGCGAGCCTTCATCGCTTGACTGACCTGGTCGGCTCGCGCACGAAGGTCTTGCCCGCGCAAATCGACCGCCAGTTCGGCGGCGGCTTGTGGATCCTGTCCGGTCAGATACGCCAGCAGCGGAATTAGCATCACACCCGGCTGCTGCGATTGCAGCCGCGCCTGCCTGCGATCAGCAACCCGTTTTTGACGCAACGCTTTGGCCTCCTGCTTTCGTTTTGCACGACGTTCGGCAGAGGCATCATTCAACGCAAGCTGCACCGGCGACATTTTCTGTCTCGCCTTCGCATACGACGACATCATCCCGGTCGAACCGTCAGCTCGCTGCCCCACCGATCCGGTGAACCCCGTCGCGTATCGGTCCCCGAACATTGCCTCGGCAAGACTGCCCTGCGGCCCTGCCTTGCGCGCCGAGTAGTTCATGCCCACCCGATGATCGGTCAATATCCGTCTTATCTTCCCCCGGGTCCTCGCCCCATCCGTCGCGTCGTTCAATCCCGGCGCATTCGTCGGGCTCCCGGCGACGCCACGACGCGTCGGGGACATTACGAGCCCGCTCGTGTTTGGTACTGCTCGGTTGTACGCCGACACTGGCCGTAGCGCTCGCTGCAATGGCCCCGGTTCATCGACGACACCGAGCTGGCGGGGATTCGATTCGCCACTGGGCGAAGTGCCAGCCAGCAAGTGACGTATTGTCCCCTGCTTCTTCATCTTTGTCGGCGGCTGATTTGGAGCCGTCACCTGACGCCGCCGCGCCGCTAAACGCTGCTCCGCCTGCCCTGGCGAAGACAACATCTTTGCCACTAAACCATCCATGACACACTCGTTTTTTTACTGTAATGGGACCACCAATATCTTGGTTTATTGTTACCGTTGAACATCCCGTTTCAACGACAAAATGATCTTTCCGCCAGGGAACTCAAAACGTAAACGAGACGCTGAATTCCCGCACGAAATATCATCACCCAAAAGCGTCTCAATCAACCTACACGCATGGCGGCTTCAATGGCTTTGCACCGATCCTGTTCCGCGTAGATGGTTGTCGTTGCCGCATCGGAGTGACCGAGAAGAATCCTTGCTGCTTCAATTCCTTCCGTTCGGCGCACAGCCGTCCCAAACGAGTGACGAAGTTGATTCGGTGACCAGCGGTGAGATCGTTGCCACTCTTTGACTTGGTCGTCTGTGAGACCCTCGGGTGCCGGAAACGCTTTGTCGCAGGCCCGATGAATCGCTCGACGATAGCTTGCGTCATCGTAGTGTGAACGTGCTGCTCTTTTGGGATTGCGTTTTCGATTGCTCCCAGGACGGCTGCCACAGCTTATCGGCGTTGTCCGAGATGCGTGTTGTGCGGCCCGACGTTGTCGCTCGCTCTCCCGTGGACTGAAACAGAATTCGTCCTCGCCGCGAAGCAAGTACGGCCTCAGTATCAGCTGCGCCCGTGGTCCGACGTAAACCGTTCTCGACTTGCCCTTCCAAGCCGTCTTGTGCTGATCGAAGCAGATTTCCCAAACGTCTCCAGATCGGTCGACATGCTTGGGCATGATCATGCAAACCTCGCCGGGGCGGCACCCGATCAAAGATTGCAAACGCACCATATCGGCAACAACCTTCGGCAGATGCAGTAGAGTTTGATCGACGACTTCTGGTTCGACCGGTTTGACCGCCTTGGGCTCCGGTGCCGTCGTTCGACCACGTTTCAGAGGCTCGATCATCGCCAGCGACTGCGGAACGCTTGGCTGAATCATCCCACGAGACGCAGCCCATTTGAAAATGCGAATCAGTCGTTTCGTCGATTCGTTGACGTACTTGCGACCAACCCCGGTGCGCACCATCGAATTCCGAATCGCCTCAAATTGGGCAAATCCGAATTTCGACGCCTCGATGTGGCTGTACTGTTCGTTAACCAGACGGATGATTCGCTTGATCCGATCCAGCTCCCCGCTGCCTTTGCCGTAGTGCTCCTTGGCCCAACCCAGATACGCCAGAAACATTTCGGCGATTGCCAGATCACCTTTGGCACTCTCAGGGATCACTACGCCACCACAGGCGATGAACTCACCTACAAGCCGCTTGTACTCGTCGTGACTTTCCTTGGTCCCGTACTTGCCGAGGTAGTACGTGTTCCCGCCAAGAGTGACACGTGCCTGACCAGAAGAATGCTTGCGATACTTAGGGGTTCGCATGGCGACCGTCTCCAATTCGAGGCGTTTTGGACAGGCTGTCCAAAATCACCAAGAGGAAAAAGCCGCTCTGCGAGACGCTCGCAGGTCAGTTTCAGTACGTAATCGGCGGGATAATTGAGAAGTGGGCGATACAGAATTCGAATCTGTGACCTCTACGATGTCAACGTAGCGCTCTAACCAACTGAGCTAATCGCCCGCTTGTTTTGGATCGGCCGTGTGCGGGTTGCGGCGGCTGATCGGCGGCGGTAGGGATTGGAATCGGACGTCGGGGGCTGAAACTTCAGCTTTCTCTTCCGATCAATCGGATGCGTAGTCTGTAGCGATCGCGACGCGTCGTCAAGATGCCTTGGGCCAAGGGGGAAAAAAGTTCGGACTTGCCCCGATTGTGGCTGGTGCCTAACAATGACCGGTGATTCTTCTTCACGCGGGCGACCGGTTTCTCGCGACTCCGCTGACGTGTCACCTGTCCCCGCCGATCGGGGGCACCGGTGAATGAGCCCGCTTCCGCTGGGGTGGGAATTTTTCTGACGCTTGTTCCCTTTTTCGATTGCCACCGAGATGTCTCGATTTCTTGCCGGAATGTTCTGTGGCGCGCTCTTGCTGTTCGTGGTCATGCACTACCACATCGTCAGGGGCAAGAACGGCGTGGTCTTGGTGCCCAAAATCAGCAACAACCTGCAAGGGATCTACACCGATATCCGCGCCTTCGACCTGCAGGACTGGCAGAAACACAAACCTCTGGCGGCAGCGATCATGCGTAGCAATCAAGCCGATTTGCTGGAAGACTCTGCTCACCGTAGCTTCGGCGACGCGATGCGCCGGGTGGTCGACGACGTCTTTGGTGGACAATAGGGCGCCTGGCGGCGCGGTCGGCACGATTGATATGTCCGGTCTGACCTTGGCGACCTGCCACTGGCCGATGTTGTTCATGGGCCGCGCCAAGCGATGCCGATGCTAATTGAACGGTTTGCCGTCCGACGACAGAGACGTTCGCGGAGCAAGCCGTTGGAATGTTGGACGCGGGGCTGATCGCCGGTCAGTACACGATTGTCTCTCCCAAGACGATTACCACAGAGCTCGATCTATGTCTTTCTATCGAAATCGGTATTTCCTGAGCGGTATTTTGTTGATCCTGCTGGGGCTGCAATTCCGTCGCGTCGAATCTTTCGTGCTCAATGAACGAACGACACGGTTCGTCGCCAAGATGACCAACACTCCGCTGGTCGACAATTCGACGACCTTGGGGGCGATCTTCGAACCGGTCACGCCACCGCCGAAGAAACGCGTGACGCCCCCGCGTTGGCTCGGTCTTTCGATGATTGCATTCGGATGCGTGATCACGTTTCACGCCTTGGTGATTCCCAAACAGGGCGAGGGCTAGCGCTCCGCTCGGTACGCTACGGCTCGGAAGCACTTGAGCCGT containing:
- a CDS encoding restriction endonuclease subunit S, which produces MSFSVYEHCAASESLDLGEIPSHWDAKPLKRIADIDSSGCYGVDEEEGDIGLPVATTAQIDADGRFVVDEMPRRGFTQDEVDRYSCEDGDILVVKSSGSATNIISGKAGLVDEDTPLFIFSNFLMRIRPNRTKALPSFVYAVLRSHLTRQRVEQMCSTTTYPNLQVPEYSSALIPVPPPDEQKAIASFLDVETSKIDALVSEQRCLIELLKEKRQAVISHAVTKGLNPNAPMKPSGIPWLGDVPQHWEVIPVKFGITKISQGFSPQCHSEPASENEWGVVKVGCCNEFDLNELEQKALPSEVDPISEYEVKNGDILMSRGNTLDLVGSASLVQNVRPRLLLCDLVYRFRALDDEFNSAFLVYSLRSVNVRSQIECNAVGSSSTMKKVSQELVRNILVCRPPIEEQSEIAKNLHEQAETFSQLQAEAERAIELLKERRTALISAAVTGKIDVREFAAKEAVA
- a CDS encoding type I restriction-modification system subunit M; the encoded protein is MSQQNLSSFIWSVADLLRGDYKQSEYGKVILPFTVLRRLDCVLEPTKADVLKEKEKREAAGLNPEPFLLKKSKCLFYNTSPLDIKKLMGDQDNIAENMFSYVQAFSPAVRDIFECFDFHTQVERLAKANLLYLVSEKFANIELHPEVVTNEQMGHVFEELIRKFAELSNETAGEHFTPREVIRLMVNLLFIEDDDALTKPGIVRSLYDPTAGTGGMLSVAEDHLSGQNPDARLVMYGQELNAESYAICKADMLIKGQDISNIIHGNTLSDDGLPDQQFDYMLSNPPFGVEWKKIQKEIKREHEQDGFNGRFGPGLPRVSDGSLLFLMHLISKMRPTKDGGSRFGIVLNGSPLFTGNAGSGESEIRRYVLENDLLEAIIGLPTDMFYNTGISTYVWIVSNRKPKHRKGKVQLIDASAMWQKMRKSLGSKRKELSDEHIAETTRLFGDAREVYVDAESREPLSEKQRVSGKTPSGQPPVPISRVFKTTDFGYQTITVERPLLDEDGQPVLETRGKKKGQPKPDSKLRDTEEVPLGEDIHEYFDREVTPHVPDAWIDEDKTKVGYEIPFNRHFYVFKPPRELAEIDAELKGVTDRIVEMIGELSQ
- a CDS encoding PEP-CTERM sorting domain-containing protein, coding for MNQVFKIAAVFFYAAVQIPFAFAGIVYTNDFETAAGSEWSKTTTSTTPIGARSFLGEFGNEAVTLTLASIGLHDQVTVSFDLFILKSWDGTLPGANGNPPYAPDVFFLTVDGSTTLIEASFGNFDALGDLQSYPNAIAGGLVPHRTGASESNTLGYSWLGFQQDSVYNLSFTFPHISDSLALQFAATLQEAVTPITANESWGIDNVLISVNPVPEPSTFSIFGFAAIALLMPRRRLKH
- a CDS encoding tyrosine-type recombinase/integrase, with protein sequence MRTPKYRKHSSGQARVTLGGNTYYLGKYGTKESHDEYKRLVGEFIACGGVVIPESAKGDLAIAEMFLAYLGWAKEHYGKGSGELDRIKRIIRLVNEQYSHIEASKFGFAQFEAIRNSMVRTGVGRKYVNESTKRLIRIFKWAASRGMIQPSVPQSLAMIEPLKRGRTTAPEPKAVKPVEPEVVDQTLLHLPKVVADMVRLQSLIGCRPGEVCMIMPKHVDRSGDVWEICFDQHKTAWKGKSRTVYVGPRAQLILRPYLLRGEDEFCFSPRESERQRRAAQHASRTTPISCGSRPGSNRKRNPKRAARSHYDDASYRRAIHRACDKAFPAPEGLTDDQVKEWQRSHRWSPNQLRHSFGTAVRRTEGIEAARILLGHSDAATTTIYAEQDRCKAIEAAMRVG